A single window of Salvia splendens isolate huo1 chromosome 8, SspV2, whole genome shotgun sequence DNA harbors:
- the LOC121744067 gene encoding structure-specific endonuclease subunit slx1-like: MGRTKAKEPQITAADQIGKNGDEEDEDDKGSGFFACYLLTSLCPRFKGQTYIGYTVNPRRRIRQHNGEIGSGACRTKKKRPWEMVLCIYGFPTNIAALQFEWAWQHPLESLAVRKAAAGFKSISGLANKIKLAYTMLTLPPWQSLDLTLNLFSTKYRQHTSGCPALPEQMRTQVSSMDELPCYNENVRMNDEWDDFESECILHELKDKESTGAMREQEVHNSRSYHVSEENFSQQTNHASPESTGPMRVHYSPSYQVSEQNFNQQVNHASPESSGCQARTWVGSQSNSSPARTLCSPSSSLFAEEKQSPGLGKLTTVSDEPEIDKYRVLISTDISGHDVEVIDLFTPSPCYMEKSGSKKRRKRPNLGPEVIDLTNSPIFV, translated from the exons ATGGGGCGAACAAAGGCAAAAGAGCCCCAAATCACTGCGGCGGATCAAATCGGCAAAAATggtgatgaagaagatgaagatgataagGGATCGGGCTTCTTCGCCTGCTACTTGCTCACTTCTCTCTGTCCCCGCTTCAAAGGCCAAACATACATCGG ATATACTGTCAATCCACGACGGAGAATACGTCAGCATAACGGCGAAATAGGGAGCGGCGCGTGCCGCACCAAGAAGAAGCGCCCCTGGGAAATGGTGCTCTGCATCTACGGCTTCCCTACTAATATCGCGGCTCTTCAG TTCGAGTGGGCGTGGCAACACCCGTTAGAATCTCTAGCGGTCAGGAAGGCAGCTGCAGGTTTCAAATCGATATCTGGACTTGCCAACAAGATTAAACTGGCCTATACAATGCTAACCCTTCCTCCCTGGCAAAG TTTGGACCTCACGCTGAACCTGTTCTCAACAAAATACCGACAGCATACCTCCGGCTGTCCAGCCTTGCCCGAGCAGATGCGGACCCAAGTCAGTTCCATGGACGAGTTGCCATGCTACAATGAAAATGTGCGTATGAATGATGAATGGGATGATTTTGAAAGTGAGTGCATTTTGCATGAACTGAAAGATAAAGAATCAACTGGAGCAATGAGGGAACAAGAAGTTCACAATTCTCGTAGCTATCATGTTTCCGAAGAAAACTTTAGCCAGCAGACAAATCATGCTAGTCCTGAATCAACTGGACCAATGAGGGTTCACTATTCTCCTAGCTATCAAGTTTCTGAACAAAACTTCAACCAGCAGGTAAATCATGCTAGTCCTGAATCAAGTGGATGCCAGGCAAGAACATGGGTGGGATCTCAATCCAATTCGTCCCCTGCCAGAACGTTGTGTTCACCTTCTAGCTCCTTGTTTGCTGAAGAGAAACAGAGTCCCGGGTTGGGCAAGCTAACTACAGTATCAGACGAGCCAGAAATTGACAAATATCGAGTGTTGATCAGTACTGACATCAGTGGTCACGACGTGGAGGTCATTGATCTTTTCACGCCTTCACCTTGTTACATGGAAAAGTCAGGCAGCAAGAAGAGGAGAAAGCGGCCGAATCTGGGCCCTGAGGTGATTGACTTGACCAATTCTCCCATCTTTGtataa
- the LOC121744066 gene encoding CBL-interacting protein kinase 18-like gives MDSKSNVLMHRYELGRLLGQGTFGKVYYARSLQTGQSVAIKVIDKEKITKVGIINQIKREITIMRLVRHPYIIHIYEVMATKTKIYFVIEYAKGGELFNKVAKGRLKEDLARKYFHQLINAVDFCHSRGVYHRDLKPENILLDENENLKISDFGLSALAESRRQDGLLHTTCGTPAYVAPEVISRKGYDGARADIWSCGVILFVLLSGYLPFHSSNLMELYRKIGKADFKCPKWISPEARRLLLRILDPNPMTRTSIAKIKESTWFKMGLSSNLEGNDAESSTSTSQHDSTSPDNRLTNLNAFDIISLSAGFDLSRLFEEPSVKKEARFISLQPASVIISKLEELAKRMKLKISKKDAGLFKFEGTEEGKKGYLSIDAEIFMLTPDFHMVEIKKTSGDSLEYQNMFDESIRPGLQNIVWAWQGEPQPQPEPNRQQNELLLPSSSSSSSSSSQEQHSEQQPNQDHLQQQLVLLQEQLP, from the coding sequence ATGGATAgtaagagtaatgtgttgatGCATAGATATGAGTTAGGAAGGCTATTAGGGCAAGGCACATTTGGAAAAGTTTATTACGCAAGGAGTCTACAAACGGGACAGAGTGTAGCCATTAAAGTTATAGACAAGGAAAAGATTACAAAGGTGGGGATCATAAATCAAATCAAGAGGGAGATAACGATTATGAGATTGGTCCGGCATCCTTACATAATTCATATTTACGAGGTCATGGCTACCAAGACAAAGATCTACTTCGTGATAGAATACGCTAAAGGAGGCGAACTATTCAACAAAGTCGCGAAAGGGAGGCTAAAGGAAGATCTAGCACGGAAATATTTCCATCAGTTGATAAATGCAGTCGACTTCTGCCATAGCAGGGGCGTCTACCACCGAGATTTGAAGCCTGAAAACATATTGTTGGACGAGAATGAGAATCTGAAGATCTCCGATTTTGGCTTGAGTGCGCTAGCAGAATCAAGGCGCCAAGACGGGCTTCTCCACACAACGTGTGGGACCCCTGCCTACGTCGCCCCTGAAGTGATCAGCAGGAAGGGCTATGATGGCGCCAGAGCCGATATCTGGTCTTGTGGGGTGATTCTTTTTGTTTTGCTCTCTGGATATCTTCCATTTCATAGCTCAAATTTGATGGAGCTGTACAGAAAGATCGGGAAGGCCGACTTCAAATGCCCTAAATGGATCTCTCCCGAGGCGCGAAGGCTGCTTTTAAGAATATTGGATCCGAATCCAATGACTCGGACTTCAATTGCGAAGATCAAGGAAAGCACTTGGTTCAAGATGGGATTGAGCTCTAACTTAGAAGGCAACGATGCTGAAAGCAGCACATCCACGAGCCAGCATGACAGTACATCACCAGACAACAGACTCACGAACCTTAATGCGTTCGATATCATATCCCTCTCTGCTGGGTTCGACCTATCTAGACTGTTTGAGGAGCCTTCTGTAAAGAAAGAAGCTAGATTCATTTCACTGCAGCCGGCCTCTGTCATCATATCGAAGCTGGAAGAACTTGCCAAGCGCATGAAGCTCAAGATAAGTAAAAAGGACGCCGGGTTGTTTAAGTTCGAAGGAACCGAGGAAGGTAAAAAGGGGTATTTGTCGATTGATGCAGAGATCTTCATGCTCACACCGGACTTTCATATGGTTGAGATCAAGAAAACCAGTGGAGATTCGCTGGAGTATCAGAATATGTTTGACGAGTCTATTAGACCTGGCCTGCAAAACATTGTTTGGGCTTGGCAAGGCGAACCACAGCCTCAACCGGAGCCCAACCGGCAACAGAACGAGCTCCTACtgccatcatcatcatcatcatcatcatcatcatcgcaGGAGCAACATTCAGAGCAGCAGCCAAATCAAGACCACTTACAGCAGCAGCTGGTGCTGCTGCAAGAACAACTACCTTGA
- the LOC121744421 gene encoding cationic peroxidase 1-like, whose protein sequence is MGMKRCSVMIVMMLFLQQQILISRAQLSSHNPYATSCPKALTTIKAAVYTAILKDRGIGASLLRLHFHDCFVNGCDASVLLDDTESFTGEKTAGPNNNSLRGFEVIDSIKSQLEAICPQLVSCADILALAARDSVVALSGPSWAVQLGRRDSTTASYDAANSEIPSPSLDVADLISAFSNKGFTPKELVTLSGAHTIGQARCSVFRGRIYNESNIYASFATSLKSNCPLNGSDDTLSPLDSASPVSFDTAYFKNLQANRGLLHSDQELFGGSASTDAHVTAYTNNPPAFFADFATAMIKMGGLSPLTGTDGQIRTNCRKIN, encoded by the exons ATGGGAATGAAGCGTTGCTCAGTAATGATAGTAATGATGTTATTTTTGCAGCAGCAGATACTGATAAGTAGAGCCCAACTATCCTCCCACAACCCCTACGCCACATCTTGCCCCAAAGCTCTAACCACCATCAAAGCTGCTGTCTATACCGCTATTCTCAAGGACCGCGGCATCGGAGCTTCCTTGCTCCGCCTCCATTTCCACGACTGCTTCGTCAAt GGATGCGACGCATCGGTTCTTCTAGATGACACCGAGAGCTTCACCGGAGAGAAAACGGCCGGCCCCAATAACAACTCGCTGAGGGGCTTTGAGGTGATCGACTCCATCAAGTCCCAGCTCGAAGCCATCTGCCCTCAACTCGTTTCTTGTGCCGATATTTTGGCCCTTGCTGCCCGCGATTCTGTTGTCGCT CTGAGCGGACCTTCTTGGGCTGTTCAGTTAGGGAGGAGGGATTCCACCACCGCCAGTTACGACGCTGCCAACTCAGAGATCCCGTCGCCATCCTTGGATGTCGCTGACCTCATCTCCGCCTTCTCCAACAAAGGCTTCACACCCAAAGAACTGGTTACCCTTTCAG GCGCTCACACAATAGGGCAAGCAAGATGCTCGGTGTTCCGAGGGCGTATCTACAACGAGAGCAACATCTACGCCTCATTCGCCACGTCCCTCAAATCCAACTGCCCCTTAAACGGCAGCGACGACACTCTCTCCCCCCTGGACTCCGCCAGCCCGGTCTCGTTCGACACTGCCTACTTCAAGAATCTGCAGGCCAACAGGGGCCTGCTGCACTCCGACCAGGAGCTCTTCGGCGGCAGCGCTTCCACCGACGCTCACGTCACCGCCTACACCAATAATCCGCCGGCTTTCTTCGCCGATTTCGCCACGGCCATGATCAAGATGGGTGGCCTCAGCCCCCTCACAGGAACCGACGGCCAGATCAGAACCAACTGCAGGAAAATCAACTGA